One Halocalculus aciditolerans DNA segment encodes these proteins:
- a CDS encoding DUF47 family protein: MASVTGADGTDIEASFEEFLRAVKRAVGTLPDVVSACRDGDGVAEWVAVLDRLESAADDEARALQSAVNGDVEPSLTGVYLYRPDLLRLVTLVDDIANAAERFARELAAVAPSLPAEVWDAFDRMVDLAAAAVTATTRAVGRFVGSLDAGAPAFEEDVATVRRLESDCDDEKYSVLSAAFETLPTADALLVMTLVGRLDVVPNAAEDVADALVVAASKQ, encoded by the coding sequence ATGGCGTCGGTCACTGGAGCTGACGGAACCGATATCGAGGCGTCGTTCGAGGAGTTCCTGCGGGCCGTGAAACGCGCCGTCGGCACGCTGCCGGACGTCGTGTCGGCGTGCCGCGACGGGGACGGCGTCGCGGAGTGGGTGGCGGTGTTGGACCGCCTCGAATCGGCGGCGGACGACGAGGCGCGAGCGCTCCAGTCCGCCGTGAACGGCGACGTGGAGCCGTCGCTCACCGGTGTCTATCTCTACCGGCCGGACCTCCTGCGGCTGGTCACGCTCGTCGACGACATCGCGAACGCCGCGGAGCGGTTCGCGCGTGAACTCGCCGCGGTCGCGCCGTCGCTCCCCGCGGAGGTCTGGGACGCGTTCGACCGGATGGTGGACCTCGCGGCGGCGGCGGTGACGGCGACGACGCGCGCCGTCGGGCGGTTCGTCGGATCGCTCGACGCCGGCGCGCCCGCGTTCGAGGAGGACGTGGCGACGGTCCGCCGGCTGGAGAGCGACTGTGACGACGAGAAGTATTCGGTGCTCTCGGCGGCGTTCGAGACGCTCCCCACCGCTGACGCCCTCCTCGTCATGACGCTCGTCGGCCGGCTCGACGTCGTGCCGAACGCCGCGGAGGACGTCGCGGACGCGCTCGTCGTCGCCGCGAGCAAGCAGTGA
- a CDS encoding ArsA family ATPase, with product MDEIEVEAVDAVGDDVGVTPGTAEYVLYGGKGGVGKTTMAAATALASANDGTETLVVSTDPAHSLSDTFETDVPSRPARIREDVPLWGVEIDPEDAVEQADLFGGDGAGTMGGVGEMGELLGMGGDEAGPQGMMPGADEAAAMQLLLQYMDDERFDRVVVDTAPTGHTLRLLDLPELLDSMMGRMMQFRERIGGMMDSMKGMFGGEDGEQGTGDLDELKAQVRRLRSVLRDPDRTDFRIVMVPETMSVHESTRLRGQLDAKGIPVSTLVVNRIMEPLTDVADAPADAFVTPNLDSCEFCQRRWDVQKDALAEAQELFRGVDVKRVPLFADEVRGEAMLRVVAACLD from the coding sequence ATGGACGAAATCGAAGTCGAAGCCGTCGACGCGGTCGGCGACGACGTCGGCGTCACCCCGGGAACCGCGGAGTACGTCCTCTACGGCGGGAAGGGCGGCGTCGGGAAGACGACAATGGCGGCCGCGACCGCGCTCGCGTCCGCGAACGACGGCACCGAGACGCTCGTCGTCTCCACGGACCCCGCACACTCCCTCTCCGACACCTTCGAGACGGACGTGCCGTCGCGGCCCGCGCGCATCCGGGAGGACGTCCCGCTCTGGGGCGTCGAAATCGACCCGGAGGACGCCGTCGAGCAGGCCGACCTCTTCGGCGGCGACGGCGCGGGCACCATGGGCGGCGTGGGCGAGATGGGCGAACTCCTCGGGATGGGCGGCGACGAGGCCGGCCCGCAGGGGATGATGCCGGGCGCGGACGAGGCCGCGGCGATGCAGCTCCTCCTCCAGTACATGGACGACGAGCGCTTCGACCGCGTCGTCGTCGACACCGCCCCGACCGGCCACACCCTCCGCCTCCTCGACCTCCCGGAGCTCCTCGACTCCATGATGGGCCGAATGATGCAGTTCCGCGAGCGCATCGGCGGCATGATGGACTCCATGAAGGGGATGTTCGGCGGCGAGGACGGCGAGCAGGGGACGGGCGACCTCGACGAACTCAAAGCGCAGGTGCGGCGGCTCCGCAGCGTCCTCCGCGACCCCGACCGAACCGACTTCCGCATCGTCATGGTGCCGGAGACGATGAGCGTCCACGAATCCACGCGCCTCCGCGGCCAGCTCGACGCGAAGGGCATCCCCGTCTCCACGCTCGTCGTGAACCGCATCATGGAGCCGCTGACCGACGTCGCCGACGCCCCCGCCGACGCCTTCGTCACCCCGAACCTCGACTCCTGCGAGTTCTGCCAGCGCCGCTGGGACGTCCAGAAGGACGCGCTCGCCGAAGCCCAGGAGCTCTTCCGCGGCGTCGACGTCAAACGCGTCCCCCTCTTCGCCGACGAAGTCCGGGGAGAAGCGATGCTCCGCGTCGTCGCCGCCTGCCTCGACTAA